The following coding sequences are from one Formosa haliotis window:
- a CDS encoding 3'-5' exonuclease gives MKWGFNKKNKTLPEYWSRYESLFLNPPKKTDLNTTTFVVLDTETTGFNYDKDRILCIGAVKVLNGYIDVNSAFEIYIKQDYFNEETIQIHGILKHDKLQTVTEEEAIILFLDYIQDAILVAHHTFFDLTMINTALNRLGLPNLKNKELDTMSIFKATRLKSNIIDQKKRYSLDELAEYYDIDLSDRHTASGDALITAIAFLRAVHTLVKTKQYTLKDLLKLK, from the coding sequence ATGAAGTGGGGTTTTAATAAAAAAAACAAAACACTTCCAGAGTACTGGTCCCGCTACGAGTCCTTATTTTTAAATCCTCCCAAAAAAACAGATTTAAATACGACAACATTCGTGGTTTTAGATACCGAGACAACAGGATTTAATTACGATAAAGATCGCATATTATGTATTGGTGCCGTAAAGGTGCTTAATGGTTATATTGATGTAAATTCGGCTTTCGAAATCTATATAAAACAAGATTATTTTAACGAAGAAACCATTCAAATTCACGGGATTTTAAAGCATGATAAGCTTCAAACCGTAACCGAAGAAGAAGCGATAATTTTATTTCTAGATTATATTCAAGATGCCATTTTAGTGGCACATCATACCTTTTTCGATTTAACGATGATTAACACAGCCCTTAACAGATTAGGGCTGCCAAATTTAAAAAACAAAGAATTAGACACTATGTCTATCTTTAAAGCCACACGTTTAAAATCTAATATCATAGACCAAAAAAAGCGCTATTCTTTAGACGAGCTCGCCGAATATTACGATATCGATTTAAGCGACCGACACACTGCTTCTGGAGATGCTTTAATTACTGCCATTGCTTTTTTAAGAGCAGTGCACACTTTAGTTAAAACAAAACAATACACCCTAAAGGATCTTTTAAAACTAAAATAA
- a CDS encoding acetyl-CoA carboxylase biotin carboxyl carrier protein subunit: MSKPTKITVDDLHHFEMTSNDVDVLDCVQTKANHYHIIEDHKSFDAEVSKSDFQNKSYDITINNTLYKVKISTDLDELIKQMGFEIGASQHIDSIKAPMPGLILDLHVKVGDHITTNTPILILEAMKMENSILSPRDGVVKSVAVTQGNTVDKGDLLIEFE; the protein is encoded by the coding sequence ATGAGTAAACCAACCAAAATAACTGTAGACGATTTACATCATTTCGAAATGACTTCAAACGATGTAGATGTACTAGATTGTGTTCAAACTAAAGCCAACCACTACCATATTATAGAAGACCACAAGTCTTTTGATGCAGAGGTTTCCAAATCAGATTTTCAGAATAAATCTTACGATATAACCATCAACAACACCCTATATAAAGTAAAAATTTCTACAGATTTAGATGAACTTATAAAACAAATGGGCTTCGAAATTGGAGCGTCTCAACACATTGACAGTATTAAAGCCCCAATGCCTGGCTTAATTTTAGATCTTCATGTAAAAGTTGGCGACCATATCACTACAAATACGCCCATTCTTATTTTAGAGGCCATGAAAATGGAAAACAGCATTCTTTCTCCTCGTGATGGTGTAGTGAAATCTGTAGCTGTAACCCAAGGCAATACTGTAGATAAAGGAGATTTATTAATCGAATTCGAATAA